The Bacteroidales bacterium genome has a window encoding:
- a CDS encoding gliding motility-associated C-terminal domain-containing protein, with product MTLPGAVDKKYLRCLAAAVIAALVLGQDTVAQISSGSADHVDTLTYLPGNPAEDPLFVFYQPESGSNPGSLTATYQGAGPFNFEWSRYNPAVNGFDPAFSSETGAGSSTVSNLDEGGYRVRIWNETGTDVTYMSWVMLDHLRDSVVQTSEGTLPGFLYTCDFVAIAGYVFPDTFKYWDLVSHKMITRVLDYSFKWTSDNNELDIPNDTLVLRPNISYKPPYKDTEYYLTATDEFGMTAVDQVFYESIQTSASFSMEYLDKVTGEYTPDLSGDWSPGEGSLDAMLTVRFINESLNGESYQWVYLDTVGGVLETETTYDLETVTEFTYETADEYYYPYMISISEENCTDTFRVAEGIHVAPSQLEIPNVFSPNGDGINDYFVFKHQSLESCRVTIVDRTGKMVYKRKIQNIYSWDGWDGNMHDSNRKAPEGQYYFVVEAMGYDGMEFSDPNIIEQWKLNRGNNTTGSTTGTGTSGTQTGEEDTNRLYTGWLYLYRHKGEL from the coding sequence ATGACACTACCCGGAGCGGTTGATAAAAAGTATCTCAGGTGCCTGGCAGCGGCAGTAATCGCGGCCCTGGTTCTGGGGCAGGATACCGTGGCACAAATAAGTTCAGGCTCTGCCGATCATGTGGATACGCTGACCTATCTGCCGGGAAATCCTGCAGAAGACCCCCTCTTTGTCTTCTACCAGCCGGAAAGCGGAAGCAATCCCGGATCCCTGACTGCCACCTACCAGGGAGCAGGGCCCTTTAATTTTGAATGGAGCAGGTACAATCCGGCGGTCAACGGTTTTGATCCGGCTTTCAGCAGTGAAACGGGAGCCGGCTCCTCCACGGTATCCAACCTGGATGAAGGGGGGTACAGGGTCCGGATCTGGAACGAAACAGGTACCGATGTCACCTATATGTCGTGGGTCATGCTGGATCATTTACGCGACAGTGTGGTGCAAACCAGCGAGGGGACACTGCCGGGATTTCTTTATACCTGCGACTTTGTGGCCATTGCCGGATATGTTTTCCCGGATACGTTTAAATACTGGGATCTTGTATCACATAAAATGATCACCAGGGTCCTCGATTACTCTTTCAAGTGGACCTCTGACAACAATGAACTGGACATTCCCAATGACACCCTGGTGCTGCGGCCCAATATCTCCTATAAACCACCTTATAAGGATACGGAGTATTACCTCACTGCCACCGATGAGTTCGGAATGACCGCCGTGGATCAGGTCTTCTACGAGAGCATTCAGACCAGCGCCAGCTTCAGCATGGAATACCTGGACAAAGTGACCGGGGAATACACCCCGGATCTGTCTGGCGACTGGAGCCCCGGGGAGGGAAGTCTGGATGCCATGCTTACTGTCCGCTTCATCAATGAATCCCTGAATGGGGAAAGCTACCAATGGGTTTACCTGGACACGGTGGGGGGAGTCCTGGAGACAGAGACCACCTACGACCTGGAGACCGTAACCGAATTTACCTACGAAACCGCCGACGAGTATTACTATCCGTACATGATCTCCATCAGTGAAGAAAATTGTACGGATACCTTCAGGGTGGCGGAAGGCATTCACGTTGCACCCTCCCAGCTGGAAATTCCCAATGTATTCTCCCCCAACGGCGACGGAATCAATGACTATTTTGTTTTCAAGCACCAGTCGCTGGAATCGTGCAGGGTCACCATTGTGGACCGGACCGGGAAAATGGTCTACAAAAGAAAGATTCAAAATATCTACTCCTGGGACGGCTGGGACGGGAATATGCACGATAGTAACCGGAAGGCCCCGGAAGGACAGTATTATTTTGTCGTGGAAGCCATGGGCTATGATGGCATGGAATTCAGCGATCCGAACATTATTGAGCAATGGAAGCTGAACCGGGGGAATAACACGACGGGCAGCACCACCGGTACCGGCACTTCCGGCACACAAACCGGTGAAGAGGATACCAACCGGCTCTATACAGGCTGGCTCTACCTCTACCGGCATAAAGGCGAATTGTAA
- a CDS encoding DUF362 domain-containing protein: protein MCLQGWSAPWASPPAFPLRIILKSNLVSPDPHCTTKEAFEKNSPCVSFEIMDMVRACPPGLTVIDASTSMEGNGPSDGDLVKTDLIIAGTNPLATDMVAAGIIPEGLVYWAPY, encoded by the coding sequence TTGTGCTTACAGGGGTGGTCGGCACCCTGGGCATCGCCTCCGGCTTTTCCTCTTCGTATCATACTGAAGTCCAACCTGGTAAGCCCCGATCCCCACTGCACCACCAAAGAGGCTTTTGAAAAGAACTCTCCCTGTGTGTCCTTTGAGATTATGGACATGGTCCGGGCCTGTCCCCCTGGACTGACGGTGATTGACGCTTCGACCTCCATGGAGGGGAATGGACCTTCCGACGGCGACCTGGTCAAGACCGATCTGATCATTGCCGGGACCAATCCCCTGGCCACCGATATGGTGGCTGCAGGCATTATTCCTGAAGGTTTAGTATATTGGGCCCCATACTAA
- a CDS encoding ATP-binding protein: MIPRIPLEKITRQLNRQRAIIIYGPRQCGKTTLLNMLTPQLNGEYLWLNGDDNADAALLSDNSRERLKRVIGKNKYLIIDEAQEIEQIGKKIKIIIDALPGICPILSGSSAFELANKMNEPLTGRKFEIFLFPVAFSEMSAYHGLRKEIQQLESRLIFGSYPEIVMNPGQEKELLKELSSSYLYKDVFKYGNIRKPKELEKIVTLLAWQLGSEVNISELAREAGTSSHTVERYLDLLQKSYIIIELPAFSRNHRNEIKKNKKIYFIDNGIRNTLVGNLDLLATRSDAGALWENYLVSERHKLNAFKGFHGYKYFWRTKQQQEIDYLEESDGKIDAFEFKWNPAKKAKIPLTFTKNYPVNSTTLVNPDNYELFLNKD; this comes from the coding sequence ATGATTCCACGCATACCCCTTGAGAAAATCACAAGGCAACTAAACCGTCAAAGAGCCATCATCATCTATGGTCCGCGCCAATGCGGTAAGACGACTCTGCTAAATATGCTTACGCCTCAGCTGAATGGAGAATATCTATGGCTGAACGGAGATGACAATGCGGATGCAGCCCTGCTATCCGACAACTCAAGAGAACGCTTAAAAAGAGTTATTGGAAAGAATAAATACCTCATTATTGATGAAGCCCAGGAAATCGAGCAGATTGGTAAAAAGATAAAAATCATCATCGATGCCCTGCCTGGTATTTGTCCAATCTTATCAGGTTCATCGGCATTTGAACTGGCAAATAAGATGAATGAGCCGCTGACCGGACGCAAATTCGAAATCTTCCTCTTCCCGGTAGCCTTTTCTGAGATGTCGGCATATCACGGACTCAGAAAGGAAATTCAACAGCTTGAGAGCAGGTTGATTTTTGGTTCCTATCCGGAAATTGTTATGAATCCGGGACAAGAGAAGGAGCTGTTAAAGGAACTAAGCAGCAGCTACCTTTACAAGGATGTATTCAAATATGGAAATATCCGGAAACCCAAAGAACTGGAGAAAATAGTCACTTTGTTGGCCTGGCAGCTTGGAAGTGAAGTGAATATATCGGAATTAGCCAGAGAAGCCGGTACTTCATCCCATACAGTTGAACGTTATTTGGACCTGCTGCAGAAATCATATATTATTATTGAATTGCCTGCCTTTTCCAGGAACCATCGCAACGAGATAAAAAAGAACAAGAAGATTTATTTCATTGATAACGGGATTCGCAATACTTTGGTTGGAAACCTGGATCTTTTGGCAACAAGAAGTGATGCAGGTGCATTATGGGAAAATTACCTGGTGTCTGAAAGACATAAGCTCAATGCATTCAAGGGATTTCATGGTTACAAATATTTCTGGAGAACCAAACAACAGCAGGAAATTGATTACCTGGAGGAATCCGATGGCAAGATCGACGCTTTTGAATTCAAATGGAACCCCGCCAAAAAAGCAAAAATTCCGCTCACCTTCACCAAAAACTATCCTGTCAACAGCACGACTCTGGTGAATCCGGACAATTATGAACTTTTTCTGAATAAGGACTGA
- a CDS encoding TlpA disulfide reductase family protein, producing the protein MKAAHPVLMITIALFSLWPQGVNGQQSGDSEMLREEVSTGLQIGDRAPELVFESPAGETISLSSLRGKMVLIDFWAAWCGPCRRENLNLVKVYRHYKDKEFINGSGFTIYSVSLDRSKEAWTAAIEKDSLEWESHISDLKGWQSAPALEYEVSSIPANTLIDGDGIIVSVGLRGYYLEDKLKELLK; encoded by the coding sequence ATGAAAGCTGCACACCCTGTATTGATGATAACAATCGCCCTTTTCTCCCTTTGGCCCCAGGGTGTTAATGGTCAGCAAAGCGGGGATTCGGAGATGCTTCGGGAAGAAGTGTCGACAGGTCTCCAAATAGGAGACCGGGCGCCTGAACTGGTTTTTGAATCTCCGGCAGGGGAAACCATTTCCCTGTCCTCCCTCCGGGGTAAGATGGTCCTGATCGATTTCTGGGCTGCCTGGTGCGGCCCCTGTCGCCGGGAGAATCTCAATCTGGTGAAGGTATATCGCCACTATAAGGACAAAGAGTTTATAAACGGTTCCGGGTTTACAATCTATAGTGTTTCCCTTGACAGAAGTAAAGAAGCATGGACTGCAGCAATTGAGAAGGATAGTCTGGAATGGGAATCGCATATAAGCGATCTGAAAGGATGGCAATCCGCCCCGGCCCTGGAGTACGAAGTTTCTTCCATTCCGGCAAACACCCTTATCGACGGAGACGGCATCATCGTTTCCGTGGGCCTGCGGGGGTATTATCTGGAAGATAAGCTGAAGGAACTTCTTAAATAG
- a CDS encoding type IV toxin-antitoxin system AbiEi family antitoxin, whose product MLLKVVRDTYLIIPFNANPESYVPDRNLVAKYIMQNKEYYIGYASAMKIHGLTLQSADKEYVVTKRQIKPSIRTHRGITYQFIHHDATRFFGFSSLWINKSEQAMVSDLERTIVDVATKPQLSGGIVELGKAIFQTTDRIDHDKLFYYFSRNNILAAKKRYLFLTEILGLEWTDDHDRMMKELGTSISLLDPAAPHQGPKKSNFGLKINVDPLLIKRKVLATS is encoded by the coding sequence ATGCTGCTTAAAGTAGTACGTGATACATATCTCATTATTCCTTTTAATGCTAATCCGGAATCCTACGTTCCCGATAGAAACCTTGTGGCTAAATACATCATGCAGAATAAGGAGTATTATATCGGGTATGCTTCAGCAATGAAGATCCATGGGCTCACCCTCCAATCCGCAGACAAGGAATATGTGGTCACCAAAAGGCAAATTAAACCGTCCATCAGAACACACAGGGGAATCACATATCAATTTATTCACCATGATGCAACCCGATTCTTCGGTTTTAGCAGCCTTTGGATCAACAAGAGCGAACAAGCCATGGTGAGTGATCTGGAGAGGACAATCGTGGATGTGGCTACCAAACCGCAACTTTCCGGTGGCATTGTTGAGCTTGGAAAGGCCATCTTTCAGACGACAGATAGGATCGACCATGATAAGTTGTTTTATTACTTCTCAAGAAATAATATTCTGGCAGCAAAGAAGAGATATCTGTTCCTTACCGAAATACTGGGTCTGGAATGGACCGATGATCATGATAGAATGATGAAAGAATTAGGAACCAGCATCTCTCTGTTAGATCCTGCAGCCCCACATCAGGGGCCAAAAAAAAGCAATTTCGGTTTGAAGATCAATGTGGACCCGCTCCTCATTAAGCGGAAAGTCCTTGCTACAAGTTAG
- a CDS encoding DUF4290 domain-containing protein codes for MTYDYNSSRDKLILPEYGRNIHKMVNHIKTIKDRDERNKAARTVIGVMGNLNPHLRDVNDFKHKLWDHLAIIADFDLDIDSPYPWPEPESLKSKPEKVPYHQHRIAKKHYGRSIVLMIEKAVALEPGEEKDDLVKMIAYHMKKSYLTWNREAVSDEEIFGDMKVLSGGVLEVNPELKLPETKDILAKNRPVAPKQKSGGKKGKYKQQYYQHQHKQ; via the coding sequence ATGACATACGATTATAATTCCAGCCGGGATAAGTTGATCCTGCCCGAATATGGGAGGAATATCCATAAAATGGTGAACCATATTAAAACCATCAAGGATCGTGACGAACGAAACAAGGCTGCCCGCACCGTGATTGGAGTGATGGGAAACCTGAATCCCCACCTGAGAGATGTCAACGATTTCAAGCACAAGCTTTGGGATCACCTGGCCATCATTGCCGATTTTGATCTGGATATAGATTCGCCTTACCCCTGGCCTGAGCCCGAGTCCCTGAAAAGCAAACCTGAAAAGGTTCCCTATCATCAGCACCGGATTGCCAAGAAGCATTATGGCCGTTCCATTGTCCTGATGATCGAGAAGGCTGTTGCACTGGAGCCTGGTGAGGAGAAAGATGACCTGGTAAAGATGATTGCCTACCATATGAAGAAATCTTATCTTACCTGGAACAGGGAAGCAGTAAGCGATGAGGAGATCTTCGGGGATATGAAGGTCCTTTCCGGGGGTGTTCTGGAGGTGAATCCGGAACTGAAATTACCCGAAACTAAAGATATCCTTGCCAAGAACCGTCCCGTCGCCCCCAAGCAGAAGAGTGGAGGTAAAAAGGGGAAATACAAGCAGCAGTACTATCAGCATCAACACAAGCAGTAG
- a CDS encoding VTT domain-containing protein produces the protein MKQLRIVIIVFILLTAGAFLWLTAGTDARTLLFERIMAGDERMVYLVLLISVLTLLSTLTGLPVFYLSMAMGFLLDFTPALLICWVVNLLSVLASFFMVRSAFSDYFRTKYGKKKLIRRINKRIENYGLWSVVFSRGIYILPTNLINFSFPLSNITIRSYLAGTTIGLIPECLINVLTGFLIKHEVILLSSPETRSWQAAITGTFILLLLLVFFLLKIRQNRRKKFRTLKGIPFEN, from the coding sequence GTGAAACAGTTGCGTATCGTTATCATCGTATTTATCCTGCTCACGGCGGGGGCCTTTCTCTGGCTTACCGCAGGCACAGATGCCCGGACCCTGCTCTTTGAGAGGATCATGGCAGGCGATGAACGGATGGTTTACCTGGTGCTGTTAATCAGTGTCCTTACCCTGCTCAGTACCCTCACCGGGCTCCCTGTCTTCTATCTGTCCATGGCCATGGGTTTCCTGCTGGATTTCACTCCGGCCCTCCTGATCTGCTGGGTCGTCAACCTGCTTTCGGTCCTGGCCTCGTTTTTTATGGTCCGCTCAGCCTTTTCGGACTATTTCAGAACAAAATACGGGAAAAAGAAACTGATCAGGCGGATCAACAAACGAATTGAAAATTACGGGCTCTGGAGCGTGGTATTCAGCCGGGGCATCTACATCCTCCCCACCAATCTGATCAATTTCAGCTTTCCGCTGAGCAACATCACCATCCGCTCCTACCTGGCGGGAACCACGATCGGATTAATTCCGGAGTGCCTGATTAATGTGCTTACGGGCTTCCTGATCAAACACGAGGTTATTCTTCTCTCCAGTCCCGAAACCAGAAGCTGGCAGGCAGCCATTACCGGGACATTTATCCTGCTGCTTTTGCTTGTTTTTTTTCTCCTAAAAATACGCCAGAACCGTCGTAAGAAGTTCAGAACATTGAAGGGAATTCCATTTGAAAATTAG
- a CDS encoding TlpA disulfide reductase family protein, producing MKTLLYLLWTSLFLVSCGSRGGNATVTEAPGGVKNGIKTGINIGERAPELVFESPAGEKISLSSLRGKMVLIDFWAAWCSPCRVENPNLVKSYHRFKDKEFVNGSGFTVYGVSLDRTKEDWVAAIERDGLEWESHVSDLKYWQSVPAAQYGVMAIPANFLIDGDGIILAKNLRGEYLDNKLKEYLK from the coding sequence ATGAAAACTCTATTGTATCTTCTATGGACCTCATTGTTCCTGGTCTCCTGTGGATCCAGGGGTGGAAATGCCACCGTAACAGAAGCTCCGGGCGGGGTAAAGAACGGGATAAAAACCGGAATAAATATTGGTGAAAGAGCCCCTGAACTGGTCTTTGAATCTCCCGCAGGGGAGAAAATCTCCCTCTCATCACTCCGGGGTAAGATGGTCCTGATTGATTTCTGGGCCGCCTGGTGTTCCCCCTGCCGGGTCGAGAATCCCAACCTGGTAAAGAGCTACCATCGTTTTAAGGATAAAGAATTTGTAAACGGATCTGGTTTTACGGTTTACGGGGTGTCCCTGGACCGGACCAAAGAGGATTGGGTGGCAGCCATCGAAAGAGACGGACTGGAATGGGAATCCCACGTGAGCGATCTCAAATACTGGCAATCCGTTCCTGCAGCCCAGTACGGGGTGATGGCCATCCCGGCAAACTTCCTGATCGACGGGGATGGGATCATTCTGGCCAAGAACCTGAGAGGGGAGTACCTCGATAACAAGCTGAAAGAGTACCTGAAATAG
- the murA gene encoding UDP-N-acetylglucosamine 1-carboxyvinyltransferase, with amino-acid sequence MGKFIIEGGHGLKGEITPQGAKNEALQILCATLLSPEAITIHNLPRIKDVLLLMELLRDMGVDVRQLSPSSYQFRAAGVDLDYCRTEAFIRQSASLRGSVMILGPLLARFGKAVLPKPGGDKIGRRRLDTHFLGFLALGASFDFDHADHLYQVNASRLKGAYMHLDEASVTGTANIIMAGVMAEGDTTIYNAACEPYIQQLCHMLVRMGASIDGIGSNLLTIHGVDSLGGTEHTILPDMIEVGSFIGMAAMNRSEITIKEVAFEQLGIIPNAFQRLGICLERRGDDLFVPARDHYTIETFIDGAIMTIADAPWPGLTPDLLSVILVTATQAKGSVLIHQKMFESRLFFVDKLIDMGAQIILCDPHRATVIGLDHRIRLRSTTMSSPDIRAGVALLIAAMSAEGTSTIYNIEQIDRGYENIDIRLNQLGASIRRED; translated from the coding sequence ATGGGTAAGTTCATTATTGAGGGAGGACATGGACTGAAAGGGGAGATCACTCCCCAGGGTGCTAAGAATGAAGCACTTCAGATTTTGTGTGCCACGCTTCTGAGCCCTGAAGCGATCACCATACACAATCTTCCGCGCATCAAGGATGTATTGCTCCTTATGGAACTACTCCGGGATATGGGTGTGGATGTTCGGCAGCTTTCCCCTTCCAGTTATCAGTTTCGTGCGGCAGGAGTTGACCTGGACTATTGCCGCACCGAGGCCTTTATCCGGCAGTCGGCGTCTCTGAGGGGATCGGTTATGATCCTCGGGCCCTTGCTGGCCCGCTTCGGGAAGGCGGTACTGCCCAAGCCGGGAGGGGACAAAATCGGACGCAGAAGGCTCGATACACATTTCCTCGGATTCCTGGCCCTGGGAGCCAGTTTTGATTTTGACCATGCCGATCACTTATATCAGGTGAATGCCTCCAGGCTGAAGGGTGCCTACATGCACCTGGATGAGGCTTCGGTTACCGGGACGGCCAATATAATTATGGCCGGTGTGATGGCAGAGGGGGATACCACCATTTACAACGCGGCCTGCGAACCCTACATCCAGCAGCTCTGTCATATGCTGGTCCGGATGGGAGCTTCCATAGACGGCATCGGATCTAACCTGCTGACCATCCATGGCGTGGATAGCCTGGGAGGAACCGAGCATACCATACTGCCCGATATGATTGAAGTGGGCAGCTTCATTGGGATGGCTGCCATGAACCGATCAGAGATTACCATCAAAGAGGTGGCCTTTGAGCAGCTGGGCATCATCCCCAATGCGTTTCAGCGCCTGGGAATTTGCCTGGAGAGGAGGGGAGACGACCTCTTTGTACCGGCCCGGGATCACTATACCATTGAAACCTTTATCGACGGGGCCATTATGACCATTGCCGATGCTCCCTGGCCCGGTCTGACTCCTGACCTGCTGAGTGTTATCCTGGTTACAGCCACCCAGGCCAAAGGGAGTGTACTGATCCATCAGAAGATGTTTGAGAGCAGGCTCTTTTTCGTGGATAAACTGATCGACATGGGAGCACAGATTATTCTTTGCGATCCTCACCGGGCCACCGTAATCGGACTGGATCACAGGATTCGGCTGCGCTCGACCACCATGTCCTCGCCCGATATACGGGCGGGAGTGGCCCTGCTCATCGCAGCCATGTCGGCCGAAGGAACCAGCACGATCTATAACATCGAACAGATCGACCGGGGCTATGAGAACATCGATATCCGGCTCAATCAGCTGGGGGCCTCCATTCGCCGTGAAGATTAA
- a CDS encoding 3'-5' exonuclease, with the protein MEEIRQDLNEAQQEAVLNYKGPALVIAGAGSGKTRVLTYRIAYLLSMGISPSRILALTFTNKAANEMKERIATMVSLDLARSLWMGTFHSLFARILRREAGVLGFPSNFTIYDTIDSRSLVKTIVRELGLDEKIYKPAEVFGRISAAKNNLVTPDVYLGSGEFQVRDQISRRPRLGEVYDRYVKRCKHFGAMDFDDLLLQTNLLFRDHPAVLDKYRATFDYVLVDEYQDTNYSQYLIVKKLSELQRNLCVVGDDAQSIYSFRGARIENILNFKNDYPDYRIYKLEQNYRSTQTIVKAANSVIKKNRGQISKEVFSRNESGEPIRVLKASDDREEGYLVAGHISDLRFREQLEHKDFAILYRTNAQSRIFEESLRRMNIPYKVYGSLSFYQRKEIKDLLAYFRLTVNPRDDESLKRILNYPMRGIGKTTLEKLNGYAEKLDSPIWEVLTHLDQVNLGFNRGTLNKLQGFTQMIRSFRQRLPEMVAFDLAYTIASETGIISELRSDRTPENVSRYENIEELLNGIKVFTDDPDREGEMNLGSYLQEVTLMTDADQEKEEDKNRVTIMTIHSAKGLEFKHLVIAGVEEELFPSQMSTDNPKDLEEERRLFYVALTRAEKSAVITYAAQRYKWGIQNACSPSRFIKEIDPRYLELPPDFYPVLPGSGRGEGEKEKFVPESYRRIMEKKQQPSQVRPGGRNLVNVNQAVSQTPEDFTPSDPGMIRVGTRVEHPRFGIGEVHQLEGTGSNIKATVLFPIGTKQLLLKFAKLRVVD; encoded by the coding sequence GTGGAAGAAATCAGGCAGGACTTGAACGAGGCGCAGCAGGAAGCGGTACTAAATTACAAGGGACCGGCACTGGTCATTGCCGGCGCAGGATCGGGCAAGACACGGGTATTGACCTACCGGATAGCCTACCTGCTTTCCATGGGGATCAGTCCTTCGAGAATCCTGGCCCTCACCTTTACCAACAAGGCGGCCAACGAAATGAAGGAGCGGATCGCCACCATGGTTTCGCTCGATCTGGCCCGCAGCCTCTGGATGGGGACCTTCCATTCCCTCTTTGCCAGGATACTGCGACGGGAGGCCGGGGTGCTGGGTTTTCCTTCCAACTTTACCATTTACGACACCATCGATTCACGCAGTCTGGTGAAAACCATTGTCCGGGAGCTCGGCCTGGATGAAAAGATCTACAAGCCCGCTGAAGTATTCGGACGTATCTCAGCTGCCAAGAATAACCTGGTTACCCCGGATGTTTACCTGGGCAGCGGTGAGTTTCAGGTTCGCGACCAGATATCGCGCCGTCCGCGGCTGGGCGAGGTGTATGACCGTTATGTGAAGCGTTGCAAACATTTTGGCGCCATGGACTTCGACGATCTGCTGCTGCAGACCAACCTTCTGTTCAGGGATCATCCGGCGGTGCTTGACAAATACCGGGCGACCTTCGATTATGTGCTGGTGGATGAGTATCAGGACACCAATTACTCCCAGTACCTGATTGTGAAGAAACTATCGGAGCTTCAACGTAACCTCTGTGTGGTTGGGGATGATGCCCAGAGTATCTATTCGTTCCGGGGAGCGCGCATCGAAAATATCCTGAATTTTAAGAATGACTATCCCGATTACCGCATCTATAAGCTGGAACAGAACTACCGCTCCACCCAGACCATTGTCAAGGCGGCCAACAGTGTCATTAAAAAGAACAGGGGGCAGATCTCCAAGGAGGTCTTTTCCAGAAATGAAAGCGGAGAACCCATCCGGGTACTAAAGGCTTCGGACGACCGGGAGGAGGGCTACCTGGTCGCCGGGCATATCTCCGATCTGCGTTTCAGAGAGCAGCTGGAGCATAAAGATTTTGCCATTCTTTACCGGACCAATGCGCAGAGCCGGATCTTTGAAGAGAGTCTCCGGCGGATGAACATTCCCTACAAGGTTTACGGTTCACTGTCTTTTTATCAGCGCAAGGAAATTAAGGACCTGCTGGCCTATTTCCGGCTCACCGTCAATCCGAGGGACGACGAGTCGCTCAAACGGATCCTCAACTACCCCATGCGGGGGATCGGGAAGACCACCCTGGAAAAGCTGAACGGCTATGCAGAAAAGCTGGATTCCCCCATCTGGGAGGTACTGACGCACCTCGACCAGGTCAATCTCGGCTTTAACAGGGGAACCCTGAATAAGCTGCAGGGCTTTACTCAGATGATCAGGAGTTTCAGGCAGCGGCTTCCGGAGATGGTAGCCTTCGACCTGGCCTATACCATTGCCAGTGAGACCGGCATCATCAGTGAACTTCGGTCGGACCGTACCCCGGAGAATGTGAGCAGGTATGAAAACATCGAGGAGCTGCTCAACGGGATCAAGGTTTTTACGGATGACCCTGACAGGGAGGGGGAGATGAATCTGGGCAGTTACCTGCAGGAGGTGACCCTGATGACCGATGCGGACCAGGAAAAGGAGGAGGACAAGAACAGGGTGACTATCATGACGATACATTCGGCTAAAGGGCTCGAATTTAAACACCTGGTAATTGCGGGGGTGGAGGAGGAGCTCTTTCCCTCACAAATGAGCACCGATAATCCCAAAGATCTGGAAGAAGAGCGCAGGCTGTTTTATGTGGCACTGACCAGGGCGGAGAAGAGCGCCGTGATCACCTACGCGGCCCAGCGTTATAAATGGGGCATCCAGAATGCCTGTTCACCCAGCCGTTTTATCAAAGAGATTGATCCCCGTTACCTGGAACTTCCTCCCGATTTCTATCCCGTGCTTCCGGGCAGCGGCAGGGGCGAGGGTGAAAAGGAAAAATTTGTTCCTGAAAGCTACCGGAGAATCATGGAGAAGAAGCAACAGCCATCCCAGGTCCGTCCGGGAGGCCGCAATCTGGTAAATGTGAACCAGGCAGTCTCTCAGACCCCTGAAGATTTCACCCCCTCCGATCCCGGAATGATCCGGGTGGGTACCCGGGTGGAGCATCCCCGTTTTGGAATTGGGGAGGTGCACCAGCTGGAGGGAACCGGTTCCAACATCAAAGCCACCGTGCTATTCCCCATCGGAACCAAACAGCTATTACTCAAGTTTGCCAAGCTCAGGGTGGTGGATTAA
- a CDS encoding TlpA disulfide reductase family protein → MKIVYYMILAAGFMLFSSNQQAGAQGSDIPLRAAEEVVKAIRIGQVAPDLLLESTTGKQISLHSLRGKMVLIDFWAAWCPPCRRDNPYLVEIYRKYTDREFVNGSGFTIYSVSLDRDRDDWVAAIEKDSLEWEYHVSDLKGRYSEAAIEYEVSSIPVNFLINGDGVILAVGLRRHYLDDKLNEYLK, encoded by the coding sequence ATGAAGATTGTCTACTACATGATACTGGCAGCCGGCTTTATGTTATTCTCCTCTAACCAGCAGGCCGGAGCTCAGGGAAGTGATATTCCCCTAAGGGCGGCAGAAGAGGTGGTGAAAGCCATCCGTATCGGACAGGTTGCCCCGGATTTACTGCTGGAATCTACCACGGGGAAACAGATTTCGCTGCACTCCCTGCGCGGAAAGATGGTGCTGATCGATTTCTGGGCTGCCTGGTGCCCCCCCTGCCGCCGGGATAATCCCTATCTGGTGGAAATTTATCGCAAATACACGGACAGGGAGTTTGTAAACGGCTCCGGATTTACCATCTATAGTGTGTCCCTTGACCGGGACCGGGATGACTGGGTTGCGGCCATTGAAAAGGACAGCCTGGAGTGGGAATATCATGTGAGCGATCTGAAGGGAAGATATTCAGAGGCGGCCATTGAATACGAGGTTTCGTCCATCCCTGTTAACTTTCTCATCAATGGCGATGGCGTTATCCTGGCGGTAGGCCTGCGCAGGCATTACCTGGACGACAAACTGAACGAATATCTCAAATAG